The genomic stretch CGAGCCGCGGGCGGTCCGGGTCCAGGCGGTCGACCCCGGCCAGACCGGCGACAGGCTCCGCTTCGACCCGTCCGAGCTGGAGGTGGCCGCCGGGACCACCCTGCTGGTGGCCAACGTCGGCGGCAAGCCCCACACCCTCACCGCCGACGACGGCTCCTTCGACACCGGCGTGGTCGAGCCGGGCGCGCAGGGCGGCCGCTTCGCCGGCAGGAACGCCAGCGTCACCCTGAACCAGGCCGGCACGTTCAAGTTCCACTGCGAGGTCCACCCGGCGGCCATGAAGGGGACGGTGACCGTCACCGGCCAGGCCGCGGGCGGCGGACCGGCCCAGGCGTCGGCCGGGCCGCGCGAGATCGACGTGGGCGCCGTCGACTTCGCCTTCGAGCCCAAGGACGCCTCGGTGGCCGCCGGGGGCAAGGTGACCGTCACCAACCAGGGCCAGGCGCCCCACACCATGACCCTGGACGACGTCGACCTCGACACCGGCTCGATCGACCCGGGGGCCAGCACCGAGCTGACCGCCCCCGACGCGCCGGGCAGCTACAGCTACCGCTGCACCGTCCACCCGGCCCGGATGCGGGGCGTGCTGGTGGTCCTGGGCCGCGACACCGACGACCCCAACGCCCAGGCGGCCGCCCCGGCCGCGGCCCCGGCGGCCCCGGCCGGCGGCGGAGGCGGGGGCCCGGGCGGCGGCGTCACCGCGTTCGTCCTGGCCACCGCCGTGGTCGCCGCCTTCCTGGGCGGGATCGGGGTGAGCGCGTTCGCCCTGCGCCGCCGCACCGCCACCTGACGGGGTTCGCGCCTTCGCCCTCCGCCGCCCGGCCGCCAAGGGGCCCCAGTTAGGGCGGGTGGGGTTCAAGCGCGCTCAGCGGCGGTCGACGAACAGGGCCTGGG from Actinomycetota bacterium encodes the following:
- a CDS encoding cupredoxin domain-containing protein, which translates into the protein MRAFRLLPLLALTGLVLLAPPAASAPVTAQAGEEAEIVDFDFSPRRLTVEAGTTVTWSNTGERPHTATDRGGTFDTRPIAPGASAEVTLSTPGTYFYFCRINPAKMNGVLTVEPGADEPRAVRVQAVDPGQTGDRLRFDPSELEVAAGTTLLVANVGGKPHTLTADDGSFDTGVVEPGAQGGRFAGRNASVTLNQAGTFKFHCEVHPAAMKGTVTVTGQAAGGGPAQASAGPREIDVGAVDFAFEPKDASVAAGGKVTVTNQGQAPHTMTLDDVDLDTGSIDPGASTELTAPDAPGSYSYRCTVHPARMRGVLVVLGRDTDDPNAQAAAPAAAPAAPAGGGGGGPGGGVTAFVLATAVVAAFLGGIGVSAFALRRRTAT